A DNA window from Brassica napus cultivar Da-Ae chromosome C1, Da-Ae, whole genome shotgun sequence contains the following coding sequences:
- the LOC106377887 gene encoding two-pore potassium channel 1-like isoform X2 gives MDQDLNQNSLTSSRKRRLRRCRSAPRGDCMYNDDEDVKTDEPPPHRSIIPMFRDLNPNLREVILFFVLYLTTGTLCFYLVRNQISGNKTNGVLDAVYFCVVTMTTVGYGDLVPSSSTSRLLACAFVFSGMVLVGHLLSRAADYLVERQETLLAKAFDLRKTVGPTEILKELHTKLRHKCYVTFLVLVVLVLVGTIFLVMFEKMPVIEALYCVCSTVTTLGYGDRSFNSGTGRLFAVFWILTSTICLAQFFLYVAELNAETKQRELVKWVLTRRITNNDLEAADLDGDGVIVAAEFILYKLKEMGKIDEEDIDGILQEFEQLDYDDSGTLTNSDLILAQTTS, from the exons ATGGATCAAGACTTGAACCAAAACTCATTAACTTcttcaagaaaaagaagattgCGTCGTTGTAGAAGCGCTCCTCGGGGTGATTGTATGTacaatgatgatgaagatgtcaAAACCGACGAACCACCTCCTCATCGGAGTATAATCCCAATGTTCAGGGATCTAAACCCGAATCTCAGGGAAGTGATCTTGTTCTTTGTTTTATACCTAACCACTGGTACACTCTGTTTCTACCTCGTGAGAAACCAGATCTCCGGTAATAAGACCAACGGTGTGTTGGATGCCGTCTATTTCTGTGTTGTAACAATGACAACCGTTGGATATGGTGATCTTGTCCCTAGTAGTTCAACCTCAAGGCTACTTGCTTGTGCGTTTGTCTTTTCGGGAATGGTCCTTGTGGGTCACCTTTTAAGTCGAGCAGCAGATTACTTAGTGGAGAGGCAAGAGACTTTGCTTGCTAAGGCTTTCGATTTGCGCAAAACAGTTGGTCCAACAGAAATTCTCAAGGAGTTGCATACTAAGTTGAGACACAAATGCTATGTGACATTTCTTGTCCTTGTAGTTCTCGTCCTTGTCGGTACGATTTTCCTTGTAATGTTTGAGAAAATGCCGGTTATTGAAGCTTTGTACTGTGTTTGTTCCACCGTTACAACATTGGGTTATGGAGATAGGAGCTTTAACTCGGGAACCGGACGTCTTTTCGCTGTGTTTTGGATCTTGACGAGCACGATATGTTTGGCTCAGTTTTTCCTCTATGTAGCTGAGCTAAATGCAGAAACCAAACAGAGAGAGTTAGTGAAATGGGTTTTAACAAGGAGAATCACAAACAATGATCTCGAAGCAGCTGATCTTGATGGAGATGGAGTTATCGT AGCTGCGgagtttatattatataaactaaaagaAATGGGGAAGATTGATGAGGAAGATATTGATGGGATATTGCAAGAGTTTGAGCAACTTGATTACGATGATTCGGGAACTCTGACGAATTCTGATCTCATTCTTGCTCAAACGACGTCTTAG
- the LOC106377887 gene encoding two-pore potassium channel 1-like isoform X1, whose amino-acid sequence MSNHSAPLLARGHLDPMDQDLNQNSLTSSRKRRLRRCRSAPRGDCMYNDDEDVKTDEPPPHRSIIPMFRDLNPNLREVILFFVLYLTTGTLCFYLVRNQISGNKTNGVLDAVYFCVVTMTTVGYGDLVPSSSTSRLLACAFVFSGMVLVGHLLSRAADYLVERQETLLAKAFDLRKTVGPTEILKELHTKLRHKCYVTFLVLVVLVLVGTIFLVMFEKMPVIEALYCVCSTVTTLGYGDRSFNSGTGRLFAVFWILTSTICLAQFFLYVAELNAETKQRELVKWVLTRRITNNDLEAADLDGDGVIVAAEFILYKLKEMGKIDEEDIDGILQEFEQLDYDDSGTLTNSDLILAQTTS is encoded by the exons ATGTCTAACCATTCAGCTCCATTGTTAGCTAGGGGGCATTTAGATCCCATGGATCAAGACTTGAACCAAAACTCATTAACTTcttcaagaaaaagaagattgCGTCGTTGTAGAAGCGCTCCTCGGGGTGATTGTATGTacaatgatgatgaagatgtcaAAACCGACGAACCACCTCCTCATCGGAGTATAATCCCAATGTTCAGGGATCTAAACCCGAATCTCAGGGAAGTGATCTTGTTCTTTGTTTTATACCTAACCACTGGTACACTCTGTTTCTACCTCGTGAGAAACCAGATCTCCGGTAATAAGACCAACGGTGTGTTGGATGCCGTCTATTTCTGTGTTGTAACAATGACAACCGTTGGATATGGTGATCTTGTCCCTAGTAGTTCAACCTCAAGGCTACTTGCTTGTGCGTTTGTCTTTTCGGGAATGGTCCTTGTGGGTCACCTTTTAAGTCGAGCAGCAGATTACTTAGTGGAGAGGCAAGAGACTTTGCTTGCTAAGGCTTTCGATTTGCGCAAAACAGTTGGTCCAACAGAAATTCTCAAGGAGTTGCATACTAAGTTGAGACACAAATGCTATGTGACATTTCTTGTCCTTGTAGTTCTCGTCCTTGTCGGTACGATTTTCCTTGTAATGTTTGAGAAAATGCCGGTTATTGAAGCTTTGTACTGTGTTTGTTCCACCGTTACAACATTGGGTTATGGAGATAGGAGCTTTAACTCGGGAACCGGACGTCTTTTCGCTGTGTTTTGGATCTTGACGAGCACGATATGTTTGGCTCAGTTTTTCCTCTATGTAGCTGAGCTAAATGCAGAAACCAAACAGAGAGAGTTAGTGAAATGGGTTTTAACAAGGAGAATCACAAACAATGATCTCGAAGCAGCTGATCTTGATGGAGATGGAGTTATCGT AGCTGCGgagtttatattatataaactaaaagaAATGGGGAAGATTGATGAGGAAGATATTGATGGGATATTGCAAGAGTTTGAGCAACTTGATTACGATGATTCGGGAACTCTGACGAATTCTGATCTCATTCTTGCTCAAACGACGTCTTAG